The following nucleotide sequence is from Citrus sinensis cultivar Valencia sweet orange chromosome 6, DVS_A1.0, whole genome shotgun sequence.
ATAGTGTTATTTTGTCTCTGTTATCTAtgttgttttatcttttagttTGTTCGTACTTTTAATATAATCTCTAGTTGAAAATTATTCCCTGTGTTACCATCCTTTCACTACATCAAGTAAGCGTAATAATGAATCACTATACAAATTATTGAGAGATAATAAATACTTCActacatttatattttaaaaataattaatagtttactGTCTTTGCATCACTTTCGTTAGTTGACCCGTTAGTTAGACTTacaaaatactaattttgaACCTAGTGAGTAActcctaaataaaaaaaaaatgattcaaaTCAATGTCATATGAATTTATAGTTATGTCTTGTTCTTGGTGTGAAAAAACTTATCATTACTGCTTAAATTTACAatgataattaaatgacaataTCATCCCTACAATTGATATGTTGCATGATCAATTATAAATTGGTGGAAATATagtaaactattatttttaaaaagttaatgaAGTATTGCCTCCAATAATTCATGTagtgattttttatttcacaattctTGTTACAGTAAACGGATAATAAACCTTAgacttaattataaatttatatttcatttaatcaaaatataattttgccCATCTGACATCAATGTGACATCATCATTAGACTAATGATAgctacaaaaatataataaattattttttctaaaaggTGATGTAACCTTTTAACAATTCGTATAgtagtttattatttcataatacGTGGCATAGTGAAAGGATAATATCCtttgttgtgtgtgtgtgtgtgtgtgtagacAGCGGCTTAACATCTCAGATTCTCAATATCTCATACCAATGAAAAaacgaaaataaattttagttcaTGACTTATATgacataaatgaaaatttaataaacttacttgacaaatagcatagcCTAAGGCTTTATTGGTATAACCTTTCAAATAAACCTTATCTAAGTGCAGTTTTTTTCAATAgagttttaataaataaagtttttattaaaaatgtttgCATTGTTTGGTTGACAATaggaaattttgttaaaaattataaaattatttttaataaataagttttctaaaattatgttatgaaagAAATGACAcaaaattgtgaaataaacTAAGGGTATTACAAACAAATTAACTCTTTTAAAAAAGCCTACaacctctactcccaaaagaaaaaaaaattaatgtctATTTAGCATGACTTATCTAATGGTTATGGGTgcatttaatttcataagcttttatcaatatttttattatcgtTTATGATAGaacttttaaagattaaataagttattttacctCTACTAATGAACCTCGAAATTTGggcttttgggagtagaggttgaattttttttaaatattaaaatatttaaaatatcctttacatatttgataatcttattttattcgtttcataacataatttaaaaaaacttacctattaaagtaattttatgatACTATCATTGGTAAttaaacaactaaatttttttgggtaaacgttctactaataaaaattttacttaaataacATCAACTTGAAAAGTTATGCTAAACAGAGCATAAGTATAAGCGTAATAATTTAAAGTgacattataaaaaaattaaaataaaattatcaaataaataaatgatatcttaaatattttaacatttaaaaaattgttcaacttttattattaaaaactcaaaatttgagcttttattaatagagataaaatagtttatttaattttcaaaaattttaatcaataaataaccaaacaacaaccaataaaaattttaaaagattttatgagattaaataaaaatttataattattaaataaatcatgccacttttatcttaaaagttataataagGATAACTGCCCAAgccacattatttttattcaatttttagttGGAAGAAGCAATTAAAAGATTCCCTAACATGGAATCTAACCCAACCCGTTTAGTGGGGCTGTGGGGGCACGATTTCACCACTTGGATTAACGCCGGATGGCACACCGCACACGCTCGCATGTATTTGTAGTCGTTAAAATCTAGAAGAACGAGCGGTAgcatatttgtttatttggttGCCCCAAGCCCCCCCAACAAATACagagtaaaattaattaattgaaaaaaaaaaaaaaaaaaaagaaatcgaGTACTTGACCTCGAGAGATAATGGTCGGGCCAGAGAGACCTCAGTTCGTGCTGTTTGGTTCGTCCATAGTTCAGTACGGTTTTGGCAACGAAGGATGGGGCGCCATTCTTGCTGACTTGTACGCTCGCAAGGTACTTCGTTTCATCGTCATCTTCTCCTTCCTTTGATCTGTTTCTTTACTTATTGATTGGCAGCTTGCTTGTTTCAATCcgtttgatgatttttctggTACTTGAATTTCAAACGTTTCCATGTTTCCGCTGCTTTTCACCAACGTTGAtcgtataaaaatatttgtagtaTTATTTAACAGTCGTGAATTAACCGTGCGGTTCTGGTGAGCAGAGAGGggattaattatttctattttagtttatgattCAATCTTCGCATTAAAACGGCAAAGCTTATGTTACATTTGCTGTAACAAACAGTCAGCACAtttgggtggttggattttaatatttttcaatccaacGAATGAAAATAACTTTAACCTAAAACGAGGTATGTGTGTAATagttttttacaaaaatttttattttgaatcacatatttgtttattttttcaagtaagtcctcattaattttgtataactAAATGACTTTGTTAACCATCTCTTCTacatttattcttaaaaaaatttaaagtttttactatatttttataaagatctaaataattatcatattcataaatatttacaaattttgaatatatatttgtatatgtatttataatttcttatctCTCCTAAGAATAAAGTAgattatatgtatgtatgtatataaaatttatatttagcATCTTGGATTATAAGAGATATTATATGTCATAAACATGTTATGACTCTAATAAATTACTAGAAAGATATTACAATGAATAAATCATTAGAATctctaataattttacaaaatatataaattattgagTTACCACATTCTAACTATATACAAAGAGGATTTTCTTATGAAagattttaattctttgatcCGATCAATGATTCAAATATGTgggaaaataatcaattaaattgatttttactatatttattaaataaactaggaaactcaaatttatttataaatgatttAGAAAAAACAAACGATACCACATTGTAGCTATATACAAAGAGGATTTTCTTACGAAAGATTTTAATCCTCTAATCTGATCAATGATTTGTACATGCaggaaaataatcaattaaattaaatttcactatatttattaaataaattaggaaacccaaatttatttataaatgatatagaaaaagtaaacaaaatattagaaattaataattttaataaagaaaacatcaaacaaattaaaaagttaggAGATCAAatgagtaaaaaatttaataaggttaaacaattaataaaaaacttcacattgaagataatgatatattaaagtaagaaattgttaatataataaaaaataataataaatataagattaaaCAAGTTAGAGATtcaattagataaaataaaaacttggtACTGAATTtgctataaatataaataaaaaacttaaacaaATTGAAGTACTATTGTAGTGTAGTTTGgggtttaaaataaaactttaaaatttattgactttttcataattattaacttttctGAGGACTCAAAAATTTATAGCTGTAACTTACAGTTAATGTAAGATAAGCTCCGCCAAAACTAGGGTATTGTTGATGGTGGGACCCCACGTTTCTTAATCTTAATTCACCATTCAATTCAATTCtattttactcttttatttgggTAAGAGTAATCGAGTGAGagttcaatattttattattgaaaatagtgttttttttatatatttaaaaagtaaaaaaactGTTTTAGACGAGTCTTTTAATTGTAGATTGATGTATAAGCCAGGAAACATgggaaatttattattttccacTAATAGTTGGTAACTAGGTATACTTGTGGcattgaaaaatgagaatagGAATCGAAATCATTGCTACAgtttactaattaaaatatataaaaaaaaatgaagttagagtaaaaatgaaaaatgagaatCTCATTTTTATTGGAGAGATGGGAATGAGAAGTGAATTGACGGTTGTACTttagtgaaaattaaaaaaaaaatttacttcatttaaatattataacaataaggattattttctacttactacttaaattattgtgaaataaaaattaggtACAACTAGTATTGCAATAATATGTTATTACGaaagaattacaaaatattatattttactattttttcgATAGTTACCCTTAGTTGAcctataaaatattaattttatccttattttaaggggaaaaaacacacacaacacacaaaatctaattaaatggaATAATCTTCACTATtgtatcttaaaattttttttaaaaaaattcacatttaCACAAAAAGACTATAACTTAAGTTTCTGCAATCcatttattacaataattaattaataattatcgaTAAGATTTAACaaacacacatacatacattaatacatacatatacagaCATTTCAAGTattaagtaataaattttatatttatttgatatcatactaatttataattttttttactttttatcaataattaattattaaaataaaattaatttttaattgaatgaaaaattatttaatacaatgattaatagataattaataattaatttttactgataattaataatttttttcgttAACGTAAggtaaaattagtattttttatatctaacTAATGAAGTATTAGTAAAATGCAAGATTTTGTAATTCTTTAGTAGTAAAATGTTAAGGCGCAATACTTGTTACGCTTATTTgttatttcacaataacttaagtagtaaaaagaaaataaacctaataataataatgacgattattataataaataatgacaataatcaaCTGAGATTATTTTAGTGATTTATAATAATCCATTTTGATTccaaaataaagttaatacaTCAATATTAATACAAGTAACTCTAATTCTTATTCTTGCAGTtaaagtaaacaatttattctaatttatattctctatttcAATTCCAATCCATTCTGATTTCAGTCCATTATAATTCTAACCTATTTTAATTGCCGATTGGTAAATGCAATAGAAGGGTGATATCCACCTCATATATCATTGGCAAGAGATTTGCTAGGATCACCTCTAAATCAAGCATAGCACGTATAAGTTTCCATGCATTGATGCACTGCAATGTACTCTATTAGGATGTATTAACTTTAGTTCAATTTCGTTCACCTGCAACCACTATAGCGTGTCACTGACAGCCATATTTTGACGCTGTCAGCAACCTTCAAGCTTCCACTCACTGATCTTAGTTTAGGTTAAGTTTACTACCTATGAAATCATCATTGTCTAAATCTGTACAACTGTGCATGTAAAGCCTAAAAATAAGCTTCCATttgtatataaaatttgagttaaaaTTCGGCCTCCACAACTCTTTGTACTATATTAAGTAATGCTGGTGTGCAAATATGCATAGGCCGACATACTATTACGAGGATATGCTGGTTGGAATTCAAGGCGTGCTGTACAGGTTCTAGATCGAGTTTTTCCAAAGGTATGATATATCTATTATGTTGCTGATCACTTGACTACATGCATGTTAAAGAATATGTTTTAAACATCTTTGTACATAGAGAAGAATCGTAGATGGTTATTACCGATATGTAGTGTATAAAAGCTTGCACGTCATAACAAAATGTTACCACTTGAGGCCAAAGTGGGGTGAAATGTTAATTCATAGGGCATAAGATTTTGTCTCTTGCTTTACAAGACAAGTTTCAATTTCCCTGTTCCTGTctcatgtaattaattatagcCTTCTGATAATCATACTATTACCAATCAAGGATAGTGCTGTACAGCCTTCATTGGTTATAGTCTATTTTGGTGGCAATGACTCGATGCTCCCGCACTCCACTGGCCTTGGCCCTCATGTTCCTCTACCTGAATATATTGAAAACATGAGGAAGATTGCCCTCCATCTAAAGGTAATAGGTATACAAACCATTGAATGAACCTCAATTGAATTGGTTGATGCATATTTTGACGTGTAAGTTGTTTGATTGCCAGAGTCTCTCAGCAAAGACCCGCATCATTTTTCTTAGTGCTCCTCCTATCAATAAGCAGCAAATTTTCGAATCCCATCTCAGGTGCattgacatttttatttttgtttatcagTTTCAGTTG
It contains:
- the LOC102607070 gene encoding GDSL esterase/lipase WDL1-like isoform X2, with the protein product MVGPERPQFVLFGSSIVQYGFGNEGWGAILADLYARKADILLRGYAGWNSRRAVQVLDRVFPKPSLVIVYFGGNDSMLPHSTGLGPHVPLPEYIENMRKIALHLKSLSAKTRIIFLSAPPINKQQIFESHLSTDFAVWGRTNESCRIYSEACLKLCQEMDVKAIDLWTAMQQRDDWLTTCFMDGIHFSSEGSKIVVTEILKVLREADWEPSLHWRSLPTEFDEDSSYYPVAPDGQSTVNVSDTNIYGPWE
- the LOC102607070 gene encoding GDSL esterase/lipase WDL1-like isoform X1, with protein sequence MVGPERPQFVLFGSSIVQYGFGNEGWGAILADLYARKADILLRGYAGWNSRRAVQVLDRVFPKDSAVQPSLVIVYFGGNDSMLPHSTGLGPHVPLPEYIENMRKIALHLKSLSAKTRIIFLSAPPINKQQIFESHLSTDFAVWGRTNESCRIYSEACLKLCQEMDVKAIDLWTAMQQRDDWLTTCFMDGIHFSSEGSKIVVTEILKVLREADWEPSLHWRSLPTEFDEDSSYYPVAPDGQSTVNVSDTNIYGPWE